From a region of the Bradyrhizobium diazoefficiens genome:
- a CDS encoding fumarylacetoacetate hydrolase family protein: MTTEVKRWLRFRNKGATGFGTLTSAGISVHEGEMFGRHAATGKTLVLSEVELLAPCVPGKIVALWNNFHALAAKLNQPEPPEPLYLLKATTSVTTPGAVIRRPSYYDGKTTYEGELGIVIGRTCARVSPGEANSFIFGYTCVNDITANDILTSDPTFPQWARAKGIDDYGPFGPVIATGLDPAKLTVRTILNGAERQNYPISDMIFTAQELVSKISHDMTLLPGDLIAVGTSVGVGVMKEPVNTVTVAIDGIGELTNEFRL; encoded by the coding sequence ATGACAACCGAGGTGAAAAGGTGGCTGCGCTTCCGGAACAAGGGCGCAACCGGTTTCGGCACCCTGACCTCGGCAGGCATCAGCGTGCATGAGGGCGAGATGTTCGGCCGCCATGCGGCCACCGGCAAGACGCTGGTACTGTCGGAAGTCGAGCTGCTCGCTCCTTGCGTGCCCGGCAAGATCGTCGCGCTCTGGAATAATTTTCACGCGCTTGCGGCCAAGCTCAACCAGCCCGAGCCGCCCGAGCCGCTCTATCTGCTCAAGGCCACCACCAGCGTCACGACGCCGGGCGCCGTGATCCGCCGTCCCTCTTATTACGACGGCAAGACCACCTATGAGGGCGAGCTCGGCATCGTCATCGGCAGGACCTGCGCCCGCGTCTCGCCGGGCGAAGCGAACAGCTTCATCTTCGGCTATACCTGCGTCAACGACATCACCGCCAACGACATCCTGACGAGCGATCCTACATTCCCGCAATGGGCCCGCGCCAAGGGCATCGACGATTACGGCCCGTTCGGCCCCGTCATCGCAACCGGCCTCGATCCCGCAAAACTCACGGTCCGCACCATCCTCAACGGCGCGGAGCGGCAGAACTATCCGATCTCCGACATGATTTTCACGGCGCAGGAATTGGTCAGCAAGATCTCCCATGACATGACCTTGCTGCCTGGCGACCTCATCGCCGTCGGCACCTCGGTCGGCGTCGGCGTGATGAAGGAGCCGGTGAACACGGTGACCGTCGCGATCGACGGCATTGGCGAGCTGACCAACGAGTTTCGGCTGTAA
- a CDS encoding 2-dehydropantoate 2-reductase: MKICIYGAGAIGGYLGVQLARAGADVGLIARGAHLAAMRERGLTLLAGEENHTVHPRCTDDPAELGVQDYIIITLKAHSITGVIEKMQPLLGPRTRIVTAVNGIPYWYFYKHGGQYENATLESIDPGGRQWRELGAERAIGCIVYPATEIEAPGVIRHVYGNNFPLGEPSGEITPDVQRLADLFAAAGLKAPVLDRIRDEIWLKLWGNVCFNPISALTHATLDVICTDPATRALSRAIMVETQAIAETFGVNFRVDVERRIEGARKVGAHKTSMLQDLERGRPMEIDPLVTVVQEMGRLTGIPTPALDSVLAMVTQRARIAGLYDGVSTPSDQRALAVA, from the coding sequence ATGAAGATCTGCATCTACGGCGCCGGCGCAATCGGCGGATATCTCGGGGTTCAGCTCGCGCGCGCAGGCGCCGATGTCGGCCTCATCGCACGCGGCGCGCACCTTGCCGCAATGCGCGAGCGCGGCCTGACGCTGCTCGCGGGCGAGGAGAACCACACGGTCCATCCGCGCTGCACCGACGATCCAGCCGAGCTTGGCGTGCAGGACTACATCATCATCACGCTGAAGGCGCATTCGATCACCGGCGTGATCGAGAAGATGCAGCCGCTGCTCGGGCCCCGCACCCGCATCGTCACCGCCGTCAACGGCATCCCCTATTGGTACTTCTACAAGCACGGCGGCCAATACGAGAACGCGACGCTGGAGAGCATCGACCCCGGCGGACGACAATGGCGCGAGTTAGGGGCCGAGCGCGCCATCGGCTGCATCGTCTATCCCGCGACCGAGATCGAGGCACCCGGCGTGATCCGCCACGTCTACGGCAACAACTTCCCGCTCGGCGAACCCTCCGGCGAAATTACGCCGGACGTGCAGCGCCTCGCCGATCTCTTCGCCGCCGCTGGCCTCAAGGCCCCGGTGCTCGACCGCATCCGCGACGAGATCTGGCTGAAGCTCTGGGGCAATGTCTGCTTCAACCCGATCAGCGCGCTCACCCACGCGACCCTCGACGTGATCTGCACCGATCCGGCGACGCGCGCGCTGTCGCGCGCCATCATGGTGGAGACGCAAGCCATCGCCGAGACTTTCGGGGTCAATTTCCGCGTCGACGTCGAGCGCCGCATCGAGGGCGCCCGCAAGGTCGGCGCCCACAAGACCTCGATGTTGCAGGATCTCGAGCGCGGCCGCCCCATGGAGATCGACCCGCTCGTCACCGTGGTGCAGGAGATGGGACGCCTGACCGGTATCCCGACGCCCGCGCTCGACTCGGTGCTGGCGATGGTGACCCAGCGCGCCCGCATCGCCGGCCTCTATGACGGCGTCTCGACGCCATCAGACCAGCGCGCACTGGCGGTGGCGTGA
- a CDS encoding CBS domain-containing protein has protein sequence MLVGDILRKKTPRVVTVRMNETVGIAAKLMRANNISALVVKDVVRSEGNTAVGMFTERDVVRAVAEHGAHAVNVKVSQLVSVQQLVSCTSGDTIEHVRHLMNRHHIRHLPVIDDYSLVSVVSMRDIAAAIDEAINGTPQAA, from the coding sequence ATGCTGGTCGGAGACATTCTGCGCAAGAAGACGCCGCGCGTTGTCACGGTGCGAATGAACGAAACGGTGGGGATCGCCGCCAAGCTGATGCGCGCCAACAACATCAGCGCGCTGGTGGTCAAGGACGTGGTCCGCTCCGAGGGCAACACCGCGGTCGGCATGTTCACCGAGCGCGACGTGGTGCGCGCCGTCGCCGAGCACGGCGCGCACGCCGTCAACGTCAAGGTCTCGCAGCTCGTCTCGGTGCAGCAGCTCGTGTCCTGCACTTCGGGCGACACGATCGAGCACGTCCGGCATCTGATGAACCGGCATCACATCCGTCATTTGCCCGTCATCGACGATTACAGCCTGGTCTCCGTCGTCAGCATGCGCGACATCGCCGCTGCCATCGACGAGGCCATCAACGGCACGCCGCAAGCAGCCTAA
- the oxlT gene encoding oxalate/formate MFS antiporter: MISSTDGAVTAAPLRTGFRWLQLVMGIVCMAMIANLQYGWTLFVDPIDAAHHWGRAAIQLAFTVFVVTETWLVPVEAWFVDKYGPRIVIMFGGVMIALSWILNSYADSLTLLYAAAVIGGMGAGAVYGTCVGNALKWFPDRRGLAAGATAAGFGAGAALTVVPIAHMIAASGYQHAFFTFGIGQGLVVFVLAFFIQPPRISIPPKKKQLNLPQTKIDFTPPQVLRTPIFWVMYLVFVMVASGGLMTAAQIAPIAHDFKIASTPVTLAGFQMAALTFAISLDRIFDGFGRPFFGFVSDTIGREHTMFIAFGTAALMLLTLSAYGHIPIVFVLATAVYFGVFGEIYSLFPATSGDTFGSKFATTNNGMLYTAKGTASLLVPLASVISAAYGWKAVFVVAVALNATAALMALFVIKPLRRSFILGKEAESIEAATASAKTETA; the protein is encoded by the coding sequence ATGATTTCCAGCACCGATGGTGCCGTCACGGCCGCGCCGCTTCGCACCGGTTTCCGTTGGCTCCAGCTCGTCATGGGCATCGTCTGCATGGCGATGATCGCCAATCTGCAATATGGCTGGACGCTGTTCGTCGACCCGATCGATGCGGCCCATCACTGGGGACGTGCCGCGATCCAGCTCGCTTTCACCGTCTTCGTCGTGACCGAGACCTGGCTGGTGCCGGTCGAGGCCTGGTTCGTCGACAAATACGGCCCACGCATCGTCATCATGTTCGGCGGCGTGATGATCGCGCTGTCCTGGATTCTCAACTCCTACGCCGATTCGCTCACCTTGCTCTATGCTGCCGCGGTCATCGGCGGCATGGGCGCGGGCGCGGTGTACGGCACCTGCGTCGGCAACGCGCTGAAGTGGTTTCCGGACCGCCGCGGCCTTGCGGCCGGTGCGACCGCCGCCGGCTTCGGTGCGGGCGCCGCGCTCACTGTCGTGCCGATTGCCCACATGATCGCAGCGAGTGGTTATCAGCACGCATTCTTCACCTTCGGCATCGGCCAGGGCCTCGTCGTATTCGTGCTCGCCTTCTTCATCCAGCCGCCGCGGATCTCGATCCCGCCGAAGAAGAAGCAGCTCAATTTGCCGCAGACCAAGATCGACTTCACCCCGCCGCAGGTGCTGCGAACCCCTATTTTCTGGGTCATGTATCTCGTCTTCGTCATGGTCGCATCCGGCGGCTTGATGACTGCGGCACAGATCGCCCCGATCGCGCACGACTTCAAGATCGCGAGCACGCCGGTCACGCTCGCCGGCTTCCAGATGGCGGCGCTGACCTTCGCGATCTCGCTCGACCGCATCTTCGACGGCTTCGGCCGCCCGTTCTTCGGCTTCGTCTCCGACACGATCGGCCGCGAGCACACCATGTTCATCGCCTTCGGCACCGCCGCGCTGATGCTCTTGACGCTATCGGCCTACGGTCACATCCCCATCGTCTTCGTGCTGGCGACCGCGGTTTACTTCGGCGTGTTCGGCGAGATCTATTCGCTGTTCCCCGCGACCAGCGGCGACACCTTCGGCTCGAAATTCGCAACCACCAACAACGGCATGCTCTACACCGCAAAAGGCACTGCCTCGCTGCTCGTTCCACTCGCCAGCGTGATCTCGGCAGCGTACGGCTGGAAGGCCGTGTTCGTGGTCGCGGTGGCCTTGAACGCGACGGCGGCGCTGATGGCCCTGTTCGTGATCAAGCCGCTGCGCCGCTCCTTCATCCTCGGCAAGGAAGCCGAGAGCATTGAAGCCGCGACCGCCAGCGCCAAGACCGAGACGGCGTAG
- the oxlT gene encoding oxalate/formate MFS antiporter, protein MTDMVQATAPTTARVSDAYRWAQLAIGVGAMVMIANYQYGWTFFVPDIQKKFGWDRASIQWAFTLFVLFETWLVPVEGWFVDKYGPRLVVLIGGVLCAIGWAINAQATTLNGFYFGMIIAGIGAGAVYGTCVGNALKWFPDKRGLAAGITAAGFGAGSALTVAPIQAMIKGSGFQTTFLYFGLGQGIVICILAFFLFAPKAGQVPNATTNAAQAQSRRNYQPTEVLRQPIFWLMYFMFVIVGAGGLMVTANLKPIAVDWKVDAVPVTLMAVTMTAVTFAATIDRVLNGLTRPFFGWISDMIGRENTMFIAFGLEGIGIWMLYLWGHDPIWFVILSGLVFFAWGEIYSLFPSTCTDTFGAKFATTNAGLLYTAKGTASLLVPIANYMQQSSGHWDNVFIIAAGANILASLLAIAVLKPWRKVVVAKSTA, encoded by the coding sequence ATGACGGACATGGTGCAGGCAACGGCCCCTACAACCGCGCGCGTGAGCGACGCGTATCGCTGGGCGCAACTGGCGATCGGTGTAGGGGCGATGGTGATGATCGCCAACTATCAGTACGGCTGGACGTTCTTCGTCCCCGACATCCAGAAGAAATTCGGCTGGGATCGTGCGTCGATCCAGTGGGCCTTCACTCTTTTTGTTTTGTTCGAGACCTGGCTCGTGCCGGTCGAAGGCTGGTTCGTCGACAAATACGGTCCGCGCCTCGTCGTGCTCATCGGCGGTGTGCTTTGCGCCATCGGCTGGGCAATTAACGCGCAAGCCACCACGCTCAACGGTTTCTATTTCGGCATGATCATCGCGGGCATCGGCGCCGGCGCCGTCTATGGCACCTGCGTCGGCAATGCACTGAAATGGTTCCCCGACAAGCGCGGTCTTGCCGCGGGCATCACGGCGGCGGGCTTCGGTGCAGGCTCCGCGCTCACGGTCGCGCCGATCCAGGCGATGATCAAGGGCAGCGGTTTCCAGACCACGTTCCTGTATTTCGGTCTCGGGCAAGGCATCGTCATCTGCATTCTCGCCTTCTTCCTGTTCGCGCCAAAGGCCGGCCAGGTGCCGAACGCGACGACGAACGCCGCGCAGGCCCAGAGCCGCCGCAACTATCAGCCGACCGAGGTGCTGCGTCAGCCGATCTTCTGGCTGATGTACTTCATGTTCGTGATCGTCGGCGCCGGCGGGTTGATGGTGACCGCGAACCTGAAGCCGATCGCGGTCGACTGGAAGGTCGATGCCGTGCCGGTCACGCTGATGGCGGTGACGATGACTGCGGTGACGTTCGCGGCCACGATCGACCGCGTGCTCAACGGCCTGACGCGTCCATTCTTCGGCTGGATCTCCGACATGATCGGCCGCGAGAACACGATGTTCATCGCCTTCGGCCTGGAAGGAATCGGCATCTGGATGCTCTACCTCTGGGGCCATGATCCGATCTGGTTCGTGATCCTGTCGGGCCTCGTGTTCTTCGCATGGGGAGAAATCTACTCGCTGTTCCCGTCGACCTGCACCGATACGTTCGGCGCGAAGTTCGCGACCACCAATGCCGGATTGCTCTACACCGCAAAGGGCACCGCCTCACTGCTCGTCCCGATCGCCAACTACATGCAGCAGTCGTCGGGCCATTGGGACAACGTCTTCATCATCGCGGCCGGCGCCAACATCCTGGCTTCGCTGCTCGCGATTGCGGTGCTCAAACCCTGGCGCAAGGTCGTGGTGGCGAAATCGACTGCCTGA
- a CDS encoding Hsp70 family protein, with protein sequence MSSASPAVSIGIDFGTSNTVVALAADDRRVEAIRFDHGGQRHSVFVSALCFWEDRPGAGAQAEGGPWAIEQFLEGRHVYRFLQSFKTFAASSSFNTTQVFRQRFKFEDILAAFLRTLARHGGDRFGFETSTITVGRPVRFAGGNPDEALAMQRYRAAFERLGAGHARYVYEPVGAAFSFARRLERDATVLVADFGGGTSDFSVMRFSRAGGRLRAEPLGHAGIGIAGDTFDYRIVDHVVSPRLGKGSSFRSFDKVLPIPSGHYANLARWHQLAMMKSNGDLRELRELARTALKPGLLEDFITIVDLDLGFSLYRAVSDAKVALSAHEEVDFRFRGGGVDIGTAITRKNFESWIADDIARLGATVDKVLGEAGITAREVEKVFLTGGTSFVPAVRKLFVERFGNERLMSGDQFESIAYGLALIGHSPDPDRWTASGGLESAAGV encoded by the coding sequence ATGTCGAGCGCCTCGCCCGCCGTCTCGATCGGCATCGATTTTGGCACCAGCAATACGGTTGTCGCCCTTGCGGCGGATGACCGCCGGGTCGAGGCCATCCGCTTCGATCATGGCGGACAGCGCCACAGCGTCTTCGTCTCGGCCCTGTGTTTCTGGGAGGACCGGCCGGGCGCCGGCGCTCAGGCCGAGGGTGGCCCCTGGGCGATCGAGCAGTTCCTCGAAGGCCGCCACGTCTACCGCTTCCTGCAGTCGTTCAAGACCTTCGCTGCGAGCAGCAGTTTCAACACCACCCAGGTGTTCCGGCAGCGCTTCAAGTTCGAGGACATTCTGGCAGCGTTCCTTCGGACATTGGCACGCCATGGCGGCGACAGGTTCGGCTTCGAGACGTCGACCATCACGGTCGGCCGCCCGGTGCGCTTCGCCGGCGGCAATCCCGACGAGGCGCTTGCGATGCAGCGCTACCGCGCCGCCTTCGAGCGCCTGGGCGCCGGCCACGCGCGCTACGTCTACGAGCCCGTGGGCGCGGCATTCTCCTTTGCCCGCCGGCTGGAGCGCGATGCCACCGTGCTGGTTGCCGATTTCGGCGGCGGCACCAGCGATTTCTCGGTGATGCGCTTCTCGCGCGCGGGCGGTCGCCTGCGCGCCGAGCCGCTCGGCCACGCCGGTATCGGGATTGCCGGCGACACGTTCGATTACCGCATTGTCGACCACGTGGTCTCGCCGCGATTGGGCAAGGGCTCCAGCTTCCGCTCGTTCGACAAGGTGCTGCCGATCCCCAGCGGCCATTACGCCAACCTTGCGCGCTGGCATCAGCTGGCGATGATGAAGAGCAACGGCGATCTGCGCGAGCTGCGGGAGCTGGCGCGAACCGCGCTGAAGCCCGGTCTGCTCGAGGATTTCATCACCATCGTCGATCTCGATCTCGGCTTTTCGCTGTACCGCGCGGTGTCCGACGCCAAGGTCGCGCTGTCGGCGCACGAGGAGGTGGACTTCCGCTTCAGGGGCGGCGGGGTCGACATCGGTACGGCTATCACACGGAAGAACTTCGAATCCTGGATTGCCGACGATATCGCCCGGCTGGGGGCCACCGTCGACAAGGTGCTGGGCGAAGCCGGCATCACCGCGCGCGAGGTAGAGAAGGTGTTCTTGACCGGCGGCACATCCTTCGTGCCCGCCGTCCGAAAGCTGTTCGTAGAGCGCTTCGGCAACGAACGTCTGATGTCGGGCGACCAGTTCGAGTCGATCGCCTATGGCCTTGCGCTGATCGGACATAGTCCCGATCCGGACCGGTGGACCGCAAGCGGCGGACTTGAATCGGCCGCGGGGGTGTAG
- a CDS encoding DUF3551 domain-containing protein has protein sequence MRLLYWMLLAAAAILAVAPAMAQRYDPRYPVCLQSWHDKGLVVIDCSYTSIDQCRMTASGLSAMCLENPYWRGLPSQNPERRQYRVN, from the coding sequence ATGCGCTTGCTTTACTGGATGCTCCTGGCGGCCGCGGCGATTCTCGCGGTTGCCCCGGCTATGGCTCAACGCTACGACCCGCGTTACCCGGTGTGCCTTCAGTCGTGGCACGATAAGGGGCTCGTCGTCATCGACTGTAGCTATACTTCAATTGATCAGTGCCGGATGACGGCTTCAGGACTCTCTGCCATGTGCCTGGAGAATCCATATTGGCGCGGATTGCCGAGCCAGAATCCCGAGCGGCGGCAATACCGCGTCAACTAG
- a CDS encoding SRPBCC family protein, which produces MPSTVRLHRVLATSPEKVYRAFLEADAMAKWLPPNGFTCTVHHFEPKVGGTFKMSFRNFTTGNSHSFGGEYLELVPGERLRYTDKFDDPNLPGEIQVTVILKKVSVGTEIDITQAGIPDVIPPEACYLGWQESLRNLAKLVEPEINQ; this is translated from the coding sequence ATGCCCAGCACTGTCCGCCTGCACCGCGTTCTCGCCACCAGCCCGGAGAAGGTCTATCGCGCCTTCCTGGAGGCTGATGCGATGGCGAAATGGCTTCCGCCGAACGGCTTCACCTGCACCGTGCATCATTTCGAGCCCAAGGTCGGCGGCACGTTCAAGATGTCGTTCCGGAATTTCACGACCGGCAACAGCCATTCGTTCGGCGGCGAATATCTCGAGCTCGTGCCGGGCGAACGTCTCCGCTACACCGACAAGTTCGACGATCCCAATCTGCCCGGCGAAATTCAGGTGACCGTGATCCTGAAGAAGGTCTCGGTCGGCACCGAGATCGACATCACTCAGGCCGGCATCCCCGACGTTATTCCGCCGGAGGCCTGCTATCTCGGCTGGCAGGAATCGCTGCGTAATCTGGCGAAGCTGGTTGAACCGGAGATCAATCAATAG
- the frc gene encoding formyl-CoA transferase produces MTKALEGVRILDFTHVQSGPTCTQLLAWFGADVIKVERPGVGDITRGQLQDIPNVDSLYFTMLNHNKRSITLDTKNPKGKEVLTELIKKCDVLVENFGPGVLDRMGFPWEKIQQINPKMIVASIKGFGPGPYEDCKVYENVAQCTGGAASTTGFRDGLPLVTGAQIGDSGTGLHLALGIVTALYHRTHSGKGQRVTAAMQDGVLNLARVKLRDQQRLAHGPLKEYSQFGEGIPFGDAVPRAGNDSGGGQPGRILKCKGWETDPNAYIYFITQAPVWEKICDVIGEPTWKTDPNYAKPAARLPRLNEIFSRIEQWTMTKTKFEAMEILNKDDIPCGPILSMKEIAEDQSLRATGTVVEVDHPTRGKYISVGNPIKLSDSPSDVQRSPLLGEHTDEILRSVLGFSDHQVAEIHKSGALDPPQKQAAE; encoded by the coding sequence ATGACCAAAGCGCTCGAGGGCGTTCGCATTCTCGACTTCACCCACGTCCAGTCCGGCCCGACCTGCACGCAGCTGCTGGCATGGTTCGGTGCCGACGTGATCAAGGTGGAGCGTCCTGGCGTGGGTGACATCACCCGCGGCCAGCTGCAGGACATCCCGAATGTGGACAGCCTGTATTTCACCATGCTCAACCACAACAAGCGCTCGATCACGCTCGACACCAAGAACCCCAAGGGCAAGGAAGTCCTCACCGAGCTGATCAAGAAATGCGACGTGCTGGTGGAGAATTTTGGCCCCGGCGTGCTCGACCGCATGGGCTTCCCCTGGGAGAAGATCCAACAGATCAACCCGAAGATGATCGTCGCCTCGATCAAGGGCTTTGGTCCCGGCCCGTACGAGGACTGCAAGGTCTATGAGAACGTCGCGCAGTGCACCGGAGGCGCCGCCTCGACCACCGGCTTCCGCGACGGCCTTCCGCTCGTCACCGGCGCGCAGATCGGCGACAGCGGCACCGGCCTGCACCTGGCGCTCGGCATCGTCACCGCGCTCTACCACCGCACCCATTCGGGCAAGGGCCAGCGCGTCACTGCCGCGATGCAGGACGGCGTGCTCAACCTCGCCCGCGTCAAGCTGCGCGACCAGCAGCGTCTCGCCCATGGCCCCCTGAAGGAATACAGCCAGTTCGGCGAAGGCATTCCGTTCGGCGATGCCGTGCCGCGCGCCGGCAACGATTCCGGCGGCGGCCAGCCCGGCCGCATCCTGAAGTGCAAGGGCTGGGAGACCGATCCCAACGCCTATATCTACTTCATCACCCAGGCCCCGGTCTGGGAGAAGATCTGCGACGTGATCGGCGAGCCCACCTGGAAGACCGATCCGAACTACGCCAAGCCGGCGGCCCGCCTGCCGCGCCTCAACGAGATTTTTTCTCGCATCGAGCAGTGGACGATGACCAAGACCAAGTTCGAGGCGATGGAGATCCTCAACAAGGACGACATCCCCTGCGGCCCGATCCTGTCGATGAAGGAGATCGCCGAGGACCAGTCGCTGCGCGCCACCGGCACCGTGGTCGAGGTCGACCACCCCACCCGCGGCAAGTACATCTCCGTCGGCAACCCGATCAAGCTGTCGGACTCCCCGAGCGACGTGCAGCGCTCCCCGCTGCTCGGCGAGCACACCGATGAGATCCTGCGCTCTGTGCTCGGCTTCAGCGATCACCAGGTCGCCGAGATCCACAAGTCCGGCGCGCTCGATCCGCCGCAGAAGCAGGCCGCGGAGTAA
- the oxc gene encoding oxalyl-CoA decarboxylase translates to MLNTATKSEAPGTEQELTDGFHLVIDALKLNGINTIYNVPGIPITDLGRMAQAEGIRVISFRHEQNAGYAAGIAGYLTKKPGVCLTVSAPGFLNGLTALAHATTNCYPMILVSGSSEREIVDLQQGDYEEMDQLAVAKPLCKAAYRVLHAQDIGIGFARAIRAAVSGRPGGVYLDLPAKLFGQVMNADAGRKSLVKVIDAAPAQIPSPASVKRALDVLKGAKRPLIILGKGAAYAQADEEIKSFVEKSGVPFLPMSMAKGLLPDTHPQCAGAARSTVLKESDVVMLIGARLNWLLSHGKGKSWGEAPKKFIQVDIEPKEMDSNVEIVAPVVGDIGSVVAAFNQAMGSGWTAPPAEWTKAISSKREENVAKMAPKLMNNKSPMDYHGALGVLKNVIKNHPDAILVNEGANTLDLARGVIDMYRPRKRLDVGTWGVMGIGMGQAIAAALETGHPVLAVEGDSAFGFSGMEVETICRYNLPICVVIFNNDGIYRGTDVNGANGDPATTVFVKGARYDKMMEAFGGVGVNATSPDELKRAVNEAMASGKPTLINAVIDPAAGSESGRIGNLNPQSVLQKKK, encoded by the coding sequence ATGCTGAACACCGCGACCAAGTCCGAAGCACCGGGCACCGAGCAGGAACTGACGGATGGCTTCCATCTCGTCATCGACGCGCTCAAGCTGAACGGCATCAACACCATCTATAATGTGCCGGGCATCCCGATCACGGATTTGGGCCGCATGGCGCAGGCCGAAGGCATTCGCGTGATCTCCTTCCGTCACGAGCAGAACGCCGGCTATGCCGCGGGCATCGCCGGCTACCTCACCAAGAAGCCCGGCGTCTGCCTCACGGTCTCGGCGCCCGGCTTTCTCAACGGCCTCACTGCGCTCGCCCATGCCACCACCAACTGCTACCCGATGATCCTTGTCTCGGGCTCCTCCGAGCGCGAGATCGTCGACCTCCAGCAGGGCGACTACGAGGAAATGGACCAGCTCGCGGTCGCAAAGCCGCTGTGCAAGGCGGCCTATCGCGTGCTGCACGCCCAGGACATCGGCATCGGTTTCGCCCGCGCCATCCGCGCCGCGGTCTCGGGCCGTCCAGGCGGCGTCTATCTCGACCTGCCGGCAAAGCTGTTCGGCCAGGTGATGAACGCAGACGCGGGCCGGAAATCGCTGGTCAAGGTGATTGATGCCGCGCCCGCGCAGATTCCCTCGCCCGCCTCGGTCAAGCGCGCGCTCGACGTGCTCAAGGGCGCAAAGCGTCCGCTCATCATCCTCGGCAAGGGCGCAGCCTACGCGCAGGCCGACGAAGAGATCAAAAGCTTCGTCGAGAAGAGCGGCGTGCCGTTCCTCCCCATGAGCATGGCCAAGGGCCTGCTGCCCGACACCCATCCGCAATGCGCCGGCGCGGCTCGCTCGACGGTGCTGAAAGAATCCGACGTCGTCATGCTGATCGGCGCGCGGCTGAACTGGCTGCTGTCGCACGGCAAGGGCAAGAGCTGGGGCGAAGCGCCCAAGAAGTTTATCCAGGTCGACATCGAGCCGAAGGAGATGGACTCCAACGTCGAGATCGTCGCGCCCGTGGTCGGCGACATCGGCTCGGTGGTCGCGGCGTTCAACCAGGCGATGGGGTCGGGCTGGACCGCTCCGCCCGCCGAATGGACCAAGGCAATTTCGTCCAAACGCGAAGAGAACGTCGCCAAGATGGCGCCGAAGCTCATGAACAACAAGTCGCCGATGGACTATCACGGCGCGCTCGGCGTGCTGAAGAACGTGATCAAGAACCACCCCGACGCGATCCTCGTCAACGAGGGCGCCAACACGCTCGACCTCGCCCGCGGCGTCATCGACATGTACCGCCCGCGCAAGCGCCTCGACGTCGGTACCTGGGGCGTGATGGGCATCGGCATGGGCCAGGCGATTGCGGCCGCGCTCGAGACCGGCCATCCCGTGCTGGCGGTGGAAGGTGACTCGGCCTTCGGCTTCTCCGGCATGGAGGTCGAGACCATCTGCCGCTACAATTTGCCGATTTGCGTCGTCATCTTCAACAATGACGGCATTTATCGCGGCACCGACGTCAACGGTGCCAACGGCGATCCGGCGACGACGGTGTTCGTCAAGGGCGCGCGCTACGACAAGATGATGGAAGCCTTCGGCGGCGTTGGCGTGAACGCGACTTCGCCGGATGAACTGAAGCGCGCCGTCAACGAGGCGATGGCCTCGGGCAAGCCGACGCTCATCAATGCAGTGATCGATCCCGCCGCAGGTTCCGAGAGCGGCCGCATCGGCAACCTCAATCCGCAGAGCGTCCTGCAGAAGAAGAAGTAA
- a CDS encoding GntR family transcriptional regulator yields MAEADIAIVRIAPESSFKNKAYDALKEAILKMDIYSTPEPVMLDERALSERLGVSRTPIREAIAMLEQDGFVKTVPRRGIMVVRRTKSEIVDMIRAWAALESMAARLITTTARKKDITALRDYFKDFGKDRLPQDHVEEYSRANIAFHQALISLSESPVLVDLTNDLLLHVRGYRQLTIGRKDRTATSLPEHLGIIEALEARDTELAEKRARDHTLGLAAYVEAHGQELFT; encoded by the coding sequence ATGGCCGAGGCAGATATCGCAATCGTTCGTATTGCCCCGGAGAGCAGCTTCAAGAACAAGGCGTATGACGCCTTGAAAGAAGCCATCCTCAAGATGGACATCTACTCGACGCCCGAGCCGGTGATGCTCGACGAGCGCGCGCTATCCGAACGCCTGGGCGTCAGCCGCACGCCGATCCGCGAAGCCATCGCGATGCTCGAGCAGGACGGCTTCGTGAAGACGGTGCCACGCCGCGGCATCATGGTGGTGCGCAGGACCAAGAGCGAGATCGTCGACATGATCCGCGCCTGGGCGGCACTGGAGAGCATGGCCGCGCGCCTCATCACCACCACCGCGCGCAAGAAGGACATCACGGCGCTGCGCGACTACTTCAAGGATTTCGGCAAGGACCGCCTGCCACAGGATCACGTCGAGGAATATTCGCGCGCCAACATCGCCTTCCACCAGGCGCTGATCTCGCTGTCGGAATCGCCGGTGCTAGTCGACCTCACCAACGACCTGCTGCTGCACGTGCGGGGCTATCGCCAGCTGACCATCGGACGCAAGGATCGCACCGCGACCTCGCTGCCCGAGCATCTCGGCATCATCGAAGCACTGGAGGCGCGCGACACCGAGCTCGCCGAGAAGCGCGCCCGCGACCACACGCTCGGCCTTGCCGCCTACGTCGAAGCACACGGCCAGGAACTGTTCACGTAG